The DNA region ATGCGGTGGTGCTTGCCCTGCACCTCGTCGAGACGGTAACCGAGCGTCGCGAGGAAGTTGTCGTTGGCGGTGCGGATGGTGCCGTCGAGATCGAACTCGATCACCGCCTGCGCCTTGCTGATGGCTGCGAGCTGGCCTTCGAAGTCGGCGTTGCGGAGCTTGCTCGCCGTGATGTCGGTGGCGAACTTGACGACCTTGAACGGGCGGCCGTTGAGGTCGAAGATCGGGTTGTAGGAGGCCTGGATCCAGACTTCCTTCCCGCCCTTGCCGATGCGCTTGTACTCGGCGGCCTGGAACTTGCCGGCGCCGAGGTCGGCCCAGAACTGCTGATACTCGCGGCTCTGCGCGAACGCCGGCTCGACGAACATCCGGTGGTGCTTGCCCTGGATCTCGTCGAGGCGGTAGCCGAGCGTGGTGAGGAAGTTGTCGTTGGCGGTACGCACGGTGCCGTCGAGTTCGAACTCGATCACCGCCTGCGCCTTGCTGATGGCCGCGAGCTGGCCGGCATAGTCGGCGCTCTGCAGCTTGCTCTGGGTCGTGTCGGTGGCGTACTTGACGACCTTGAACGGCTTGCCGTCGGGTCCGATGATCGGGTTGTAGGAGGCCTGGATCCAGACTTCCTTGCCGTTCTTGCCGATCCGCTTGTACTCGGCGGCCTGGTACTTGCCGGCGCGCAGGTCCGACCAGAACTGCTGGTACTCACGACTGGCCGCGTAGGCGGGCTCAACGAACATGCGGTGGTGCTGCCCCTTGATCTCGTCGAGGCGGTAGCCGAGCGCATGCAGGAAGTTCTCGTTGGCGCTGATGATCGTGCCGTCCATCTCGAACTCGATCACGGCCTGGCTCTTGTCGAGCGCGGCCAGCTGTCCCCGCAGGGTCAGGAGTTCGAAGTCGGCGTCGTGTGTCTGGTCGGTCTGTTGTGAACTCAGGGCCAATGCGCCCCGGTTCCTCGGCGTTCCCATGGTGGGCTTCCTCCCCGCGCCTCCCGCCCTTCCCTGGCGAGGGACGCAACGTGGTTGGGATGAACGCCCGGGCGGCGGTCGGCGTCGTGCTGGCGCGCAGCTCGTGGCGCACTGCTGGACTTCAAGTCCGGTGCCAGCGCGTGCCGGCACCAATTCCTCCACAAAAGCCGCGAATCCGTCGCGGCGGCCTCGCGCGTCCTGCCCTTGGTTATGTGTGTGCGGCGTCCGACACGGTCGAGCGTCCGACAAGGCAAGGCATTTCAGAGCCCGATGGCGGTGCCACTGCCGGCCCGCTCGCGGAGCACGCCCTGCAGGTGCTGCTCCACGCGGCCGAACTCCGCGCACACGGCCTCGGCCATCGTCGCCAGCGTGGCGGCCGGCGCGCCACTGTGGCCGGCCTGTTCGAGCCGGCTGGCCAGTTCCTGCAGGTACGAGGCGCCCAGGTTGCCCGCGCTGCCCTTGACCGAGTGCGCCACGCGGGCCACCGGCCCGGCCTCGAGCGGCCGGCCGCGCAAGTCGCGCAGGCGCTCGGGCGTGTCGCGCAGGAACAGCGACACGAGTTCGACCACCAGGTCGGGCTCTCCCGGTTCCTGGAGCGAGGCGAGCATCTCGAGCACTTCGGCATCGACGGGAGGTGGCAGGGGCTGGGGCATGTCCATCGGGGTCGTCCTCGGGGCGGCGGCGGGTGCGGCCTGGGCTGTCGACGGCAGCCGGGGCGCGGGCACGGCGCGCAGCGTGGTCATGAAGCGGAGGTCCTGGGCCGGCGTCGCGTAGCACACCCGCATGCCGGGCGCGTCGCGATCTGCATCGCGGCCGATGCGGGCCACGACCGGGTCGCCGATCGACACCTCCTCCCCGCGCTGCCGGAGCGCGGTCTGGAGGCGGCTGCTGATGATCGTGGCCATCTCGCCCAGGGTGGCCGACACGTCCGCGTCGGTCACCACGTCGCCGGCCTGCAGGTACTGCGCGGTCATCCGCTCGCTCATGGCGCGCGGCGCGCAGATCAGGAACTCGAGGTCGCAATCCTCGCGGTCGAGCCGCAGCGCGACCCGCACGAGGTCGTCGCCGGGCGCGGGCGGCTGGCTGCTCGGCGTGGCGAGCACTTCGATGCCGAGCATCATCCCGAAGACCTGCTCGGTGGCCGAGATCATCTGCGGCCGCAGATCGGCCCGCGACGCAAGGGCGCGCTGCTCGGGAGGCTCCTCGACGACGAGCCGCGCGAACTGCTGCCGGAAGCTCTCGGCGACGAAGGTCCGCTGCAGCACGGCGTCGGCGTCGACGACCGGCTGGTTGACGTCGCCGGTCACCGCCGCGACGACGCGGACCGACGACAGTTCGGGCAGGCTGCGCAGCTTGCGCAGCAGCATCGGCGTGGCGATGGCCCCGAGGTCCTGCCCGACGATCACCAGCGACGGGCGCTGGTCGAGGCAGGTCCGCAACCCTTCGGCCCCGGCCGCCGCCTCGACGACGATGTAGTCACGCAGGCTCTCGCGGACCATGCGTCGGAAGTCGGCGTCGCCGTCGACGACCAGGACGCGCGAGCCCTTGGGCACGCCCGAGAGGCTGCGCGAGGGCTGGCCGGGCGACGCCTTGAGGCGCGCCAGGATCTCCTGGATGCGGTCGGCCACGTCCAGCGGCCGCAGCGGCTTGGCCAGGTAGGCCGAGATGCCGTGACGCACCAGTTGTCGCACCTTCGACTCGTCGCGAACCGACGAGAGCACGATGACCGGCAGGTGTCGCAGCGACGGCGTGCGCCTGATGGCCTCCAGCGTCTCGATGCCGTCCATGAGCGGCATCATCACGTCGAGCACGACGAAGTCCACCTGCTGCCGGCCCAGCAGGTCGAGCGCCTCGAGGCCGTTGGTGGCTTCACTGACGGTGCAACCGGCTTTCCTGCGCAGGATCCGGGACAGGAGCAGGCGCACGTTCGGCTGGTCGTCGACGATCAGGGCCTTCATGATGGCCCCCGCTCGTCGGATCGAGGCCGGGGGTGCGCGCAGGACGTCACATGTGCGGAATCGGCACGAGGCGTGGCAGCCTTCAACCCGGGACCGTCCCGACGGCGGGGCTCAGGACGCCGAGGCGCCAGCCGTCGTCGGCGCGTGGCGCGGCACCGGGCGCAGATAGGCCGTGAACCGGATGTCGCCCGCCGCGTTGTGGAAGCCGACGCCCGCCCAGGTGTCGGCCACGGCCAGCGTCTCGGCCAGCACCGACACCAACGGCAGGCCGATGGTCACCTCGTCGCCGCGGCCGCGCAGGGCGTTCTGGAGCCGTCCGCTGATGATGTTGGCCACCTCCTGCAGGGTCGATGCGACGTCCTCGTCGGTGACGACCTCGGCACCTTGCAGGAAGAGCGCCGTCATGCGCTCGCTCATCTCGCGGGCCGTCGCCACGCCGAACTCGAGGTCGCTGTCCTCGGCCGGCAGCGACAGCACCACGCAGGCGTGGTCGGCACCGGCGGCCGGCGGCGGCGGCTCGACGGCATCGGCGAAGACCTCGATGCCGAGCATCATCCCGAACACCTGCTCGGTCGCCGAGATCATCTGCGGGCGCAGTTCCGGGCGGGCCAGCAGCACCCGCTGCTCCGGCGAGCCGCCGGTGACCAGGCGGGCGAACTGCTTCTTGAACGCCTCGGGGACGAAGGTGCGCTGGATGATGGCGTCGGCATCGGCCAACGGGGCCTCGTTGCCGCGCGAGCCGGCGACCACCACGGGCACCGAGGCCAGGGTCGGCAGGCTGCGGAGCTTGCGCAGGAACAGCGGCGCCGGCACCGCGCCGAGATTCTGTCCGAGCAGGATGGCGGCGGGCCGACCGTCGAGGCAGGCCCGCAGGCCCTGCGCGCCGCCCTCCGCTTCGGCGATCACGTACTGGTGGCCGAGCGTCGACCGCACGAAGTGTCGGAAGTCGGCATCGCCGTCGACCACGAGGATCTGGGCGCCATCGGGCAGCCCGAGCAGCGTCCTCCCCTGCCCCTGCTGCGGCGCGTGCGTGCTCGCGCCGAGCGAGGCCACGAAGCGCTGCACGCGCGCCGACGCGTCCGAGGGACGGAGCGGCTTGGTCAGGTAGGCGCTGACGCCGAGCGACACCAGCTGGCGCACCTGCGCCTCGTCGCGCACCGCCGACAGCACCATGACGGGCAGGGTGCGCAGTTGCGGCGTGTTCCTGATCGCTTCGAGCGTCTCGATGCCGTCCATGATCGGCATCATGATGTCGATCACGACGAAATCGAAGTGGTGACGAGCCAGCAGGTCGAGGGCCTCGATGCCGTTGGTCGCCTCGGTGACCGCGCAATCGACCTCGCGCCTGAGGATGCGCGACAGGAGCAGGCGAACGGTCGGTTCGTCGTCAACGATCAGGGCTTTCACGGTGTGCGCGTCGGCGGCGTGGGGAGGTCGCGGCGCTCCGCGGGCGCCGGCCACGCGGCTCGAGGGTTACATTACCATCCTTCGATCCGACAGCGGCGGCTGGCGCGAGCGAGTGCGTCAGTGCCCGGGGCGCGTCGCCTCGGCCGGGTGCGCGGCCGGCGCGGACGCGTGCCCCTGAGGGGGCGCCGTCGTCGCGGCCGCATGCGCCTCCGGGGCGGCCGGCGAGGGATGTTCCGGCGCCACAGGCGCCTGGCCCGCGGCTTTCGCGATTCGCGGCACCTGGTCGTTCTGCACGACGATCGAGACCCGACGGTTGCGCGGGTTCAGGGGCTCCTCGGGGGTGCGCAGGATCGTGTCGGCGAATCCCCGGATCGCCTTCACGTGCCTCGGCGGCAGCCCTGCGTCCTCCATGATGCGGCGCGCCGCGTTGGCGCGGTCGGCCGACAGCTCCCAGTTCGTGTACGAGTGGTCCCTGCCGAACGGCTGCGCGTCGGTGTGCCCCTCGATGGCGATCGCCTGTGGCAGCTGCGCGAGTTCCCGGGCGATGATCTGGAGCACCTCGCGGGTCTCGGACTTCACCTGCGAACTGCCCGAGTCGAAGAAGGTGGAGGTGCCGCCCTCCTGCAGCTCGATGCGCAGGCCCTCGGCCGTGACCTTGATCTCGATCAGGTCCTCGAGGTTCTTGAAGCCGGGGATGGCCTTGATGTTCTCCTTGATCCGCTCCGCCGCGCGCTGCAGCGCCGCGGTCGCCGCCGCGACGTCGGGCGTCGCGCTGCTGCCCGCCCCGTTGCCGACGATGCCGGCGCCCGCGGCGATGGGCGACCTGCCGTGCTCGTACTCGAAGATGCCGGGATCCTGGAAGTAACCGGCCACCGCGTTCTTGACCGCAGGACTCTGGTTGACCAGCCACATCACCAGGAAGAACGCCATCATGGCCGTCACGAAGTCGGCGTAGGCGACCTTCCACGCCCCGCCGTGGTGGCCGCCATGGCCCCCCTTCTTCTTCTTGATGATGATGACGGGCGCGTGCTGGGCTGCCATCGTGCTGTCCTAGGCCGCGGCCGCGACGTCGGCCTTCTGTCCCTTGCAGGCCTGCTCGGTCTCGGTGAACGTGGGGCGGACGTCCTCGGGCAGCGTGCGTCGAGCGAACTCGACGGCGATCGCCGGCGGGAAGCCCTTGTAGACGGCCAGCAGGCCGGCCTTGATGCACGTGAGGTAGCGGCCTTCGGCCTCCACCTGGTGCTCCATCCCCACCGACATCGGCTGCACGAAGCCGTACGAGGCCAGGATGCCGAGGAAGGTACCGACCAGCGCCGCCGCGACGCTGTGGCCAATCTCCTCGGGCGGGCCGCCGATCTTCTGCATCGTGATGACGATGCCCAGCACGGCGGCGACGATGCCGAGCCCGGGCAGCGCGTCGGCCACCTTGCCGAGCGTCTGCGCCGGCTTGAGCGCCTCGTGGTGGTGCACCTCGAGGTCCTCGTCCATCAGCGACTCGAGGTCGTGCGGCGTGACGCCGCCGAGGATGATCACGCGCACCGAATCCGACAGGAACGACACCGCGTGGTGGTTGGCCAGGAACGTCGGGAACTTGCTGAAGATCGTGCTCTTCTCCGGCTCCTCGACATGGGCCTCGAGCGCCATGACGCCCGACTGCTGCGTCAGGCGATACAACTGGTACTGGAGCGCCAGGAGGTCGAGGTAGATGTCCTTGGTCGGCGGGGTCCGGAAGAACCCGCCGAATCGCGCCAGCAGGGCCTTGATGAGCGAGATCGGCGTGCCGATGACCAGCGCCCCGAGCGCCGCGCCGCCGATGATGATGAACTCGTTCAGCTGCCACAGCGCGCCGAGAACGCCGCCGTGCATGAGGAAGCCACCGGCGACCGAACCGAGCACGATCAGGGACCCGACGATGAGCAGCATGTCAGGAATCCTCTAGGCGACGTCGGCCGCGACCTCGCGGTCGAGCACGCGCAGCCAGCTGTGGACCAGGGCAGGGTCGACGGTCTGTCCCGCCAGCGCAACCAGTTCCGCGCAGGCCCGGATGCCGACGGCAGCCGGCTGCCCGGGCCACCATCCGTGACTGGCCAGGTCGAAGTCGCGCACGAGGCGGGCGATGCGGGCAGCCAGCGGGATCTCGTCGCCGTGCAGGCCGAGCGGCAGGCCGTCGCCGTCGAACCGCTCGCTCACCGCGAGGGCCGCCGGCGCCAGGTGCGCCAGGGCCGGCACGGCCTGCAGCAGATCGTGCGCCGCGCGCCGGCGCTGCCATTCCAGCCAGGGGTTGTCGGCGCGAGCCACCACGGCCAGCGCGCCGATGTCGGCAAGCAGCGCCACGTCGTGCGCGACCTGCGTGGCCTGGTCGTCGAGTTCGATCGCCTCGGCCAACAGGCGCGCCCACTCGGCCGTCCGTCGGGCGCGGGCGGCGAGCGCCCGGTCGCGGCGGGCCAGGGCCGACAGCAAGAGAGAGGTCGGGGCCACGCCGGCCGCCGCTGCGGCGGTCAACAGGCCTTGCACGTGGGTCAGGACCCCGGTCGGGTCGGCGGCGGCCGACGCGCGCGGCGAGTCGGGGGGCGGCGACACCAGGGAGAGCAACGAGGACGCGTCGAGAGAACCGTGCATGAGAGGCTCCGGAGAGCAGGACCGACCTGCCGCTCCGCACGGGCAATCGGCCCGAGCCGCGCCTCACTTCAATGGCTGGACCTTCCCGCCCCCCTGCCCCCCGCCGGTAGGGGTTCCGGCGGGCCACCACTACCGTTGGTTGGCGTGGCGACGGCTCAGGCCCGCGCGATCGGCATGCGCCACCCGGTGCCGAACGCGCGCGAGGTGACCTTGAGCACGGGCGCGGCCTGCTTGCGCTTGAACTCGGAGATCCGGACCAGGCGGAGCACCTGTCGCACCACCTCGCCGTCGAAGCCTTCCTCGACCAGCGCCGCGCCATCGAGGCACCGCTCGACGTGGCCCTCGAGAATGGCGTCGAGCACGTCGTACGGCGGCAGGCTGTCCTGATCGGTCTGGTTCGGCCGGAGCTCCGCCGACGGCGCCTTGGTGATCGTCGCCTCCGGAATGACGACGCCGCCGCGGTTCACCCAGCGCGCGACCCGGTAGACCAGCGTCTTGTAGACGTCGGCGATCACGGCCAGCGCCCCGTTCATGTCGCCGTACAGCGTGCAGTAGCCGGTCGCCAGTTCCGACTTGTTGCCGGTGGTGAGCAGCAGGGCGCCCGTCTTGTTGGACAGCGCCATCAGCAGGGCGCCGCGGATGCGCGCCTGCAGGTTCTCCTCGGTCACGTCCGGCGCCAGGCCGGCGAACGGTCCGGCCAGCACCCCGTCGTAGGCCGTCATGACCGGCGCGATCGGCAGCGTCTGCGTGCGGATGCCGAGCGTGGCGGCAAGGGTCTCGGCGTCGGCCACGCTGCCCTGGCTCGAGTACGGCGACGGCATCAGCACGCCGGTCACGTGCTCGCGTCCGAGGGCCTCGACGGCGATGACGGCCGTGAGCGCCGAGTCGATGCCTCCGGAGAGCCCCAGCAACGCGTCGCGGAACCCGCACTTGCGCGCGTAGTCGCGCACGCCGAGCACGAGCGCGGCGAACACCTCGGCCTCCACGGGCGTCTCGTCAGGGACGACCGCACGCACCGGCGAGGACGTGTCGACGATGACGGTGTCCTCGGCAAACGCCGCGCCACGGGCGACACAGGTGCCGTCGGGTGCGAAGGCCAGGGAGCGCCCGTCGAAGACGAGGTCGTCGTTGGCGCCGACCTGGTTGGCGTACAGCGCCCACACCCCGTACTTGCGCGCCAGGTGCGCCAGCAGCCGCTCCCGCTGCGCCAGCTTGCCCTGCGCGTACGGCGAGGCCGACATGTTGACCATGACCGGCGTCGCCAGGTCGCGCAGTGCCGCCACCGGGTCGCCGCCATAGCGACGCGTGGTCCAGACGTCGGGGTCGTTCCACACGTCCTCGCAGATGCTCACCGCGACGCGGCGCTCACCCACCGCGAGCGCCCCCACGGCGCGACCGGGCTCGAAATACCGGTCCTCGTCGAACACGTCGTAGGTGGGCAACAGCGTCTTGGCGAATGACTCCCCCACCGTGCCTGCCCGCAGGTGCACCGCAGCATTGAGCAGCGGCCGGCCGGCCTCGACGCCGGAGGGCACGGGCATCCCCAGCAGCACGCCCGGCGCGGTCGCGAGCGACGCGGCAAGGCGATCGGCGACCTCACGGCAGCGCGCCACGAAGCCCGGCATCAAGAGGAGATCGCGCGGTGGATAGCCGGTCAGTGCCATCTCGGGCGTCACGCACAGGTCGGCGCGGCTGCCGATGGCACGCACCGCCGCTTCGATGCGGGCGGCGTTGGCGTCGAGCGCCCCGACGGTGGGGTCGAGCTGGAGGAGCGCGATGCGCATGCGCGTCGCGATCTTAGCAGGGGGCCGCGCAGGCCGCCGCACCAAGCGAGGGCCTGTCGGCGGAACGCCGGCCGGGCGGCAGGAGAATCACTCCCCGGCGAAGACGCGACCGCTCGGGAGGTTCGAGGGGGCTGAACTGGCCGCGGCGCCGTTGGGCGATCCGGCGCGGCCGGGTTCCTCGGCCCGCGCGGTGCCCTCATTGAGGATGACGATGTCGACGCGCCGGTTGCGGGCGCGATCGGCCGGGGTGTCGTTGGGCACGCGAGGGTGGAACTCGCCGTACCCGGCCGCCGACAGGCGGGCTGGCAGGACGCCGACCTGCTCGACCAGGAACGTGACCACCGAGGTGGCGCGTGCCGTCGAGAGCTCCCAGTTCGACCGGAACCGACCGCCCTGGATCGGGACGTCGTCGGTATGCCCCTCGACGCGGAGCTTCGTGTCGGGGTCGCTGCCGATGGTGGCCGCCAGCCCGGCCAGGATCTCGCGCGCCTCGGGCGCGAGATCCGCGCTCCCGGTCGGGAAGCTGCCGGCCTCGCGCAGCGACACCACGATGCCCCGCCTGTCGATCTCGACGTCCACGGCCGTGCCCGCGAGACGCTCCCTGATGATCTGCGCCAGTCGTCGCTCCCGCTCCTCCGGGGAGGGGACGGCCCGCGTCTTGCCATCGGCCTTGCGCGCCGGCGCCGTGTCGGGCGACGGCACCGCGAGGCCACGCGAGTCGAAGGCTTCGTTCATCGACTCCACCATGGACGACAGCTTCCTGGCGTCGACGGTGGAGATGGCGTACATCGTCGTGAAGAACGCAAACAGCAGGGTGATGAAGTCGGCGTAGGAGACCAGCCAACGCTCGTGACTCGGTGCGTGCGCGACGCGCTTGCGGCGCCCGCGCCGGTCGGCCGTCACGCGGCCCTCCGCCTCGCCCCCGCCGGAGCTGCGGCTTCATCGGCGGCGAGCAGGCCGCGCAGCTTCTGGTCGATCATCCGCGGGTTCTGGCCTTCCTGGATCGCGAGCACGCCTTCGAGGATCACCTCGCGGCGCCGCGCCCGGCGCTGCGCCCGCCCGCGCAGCTTGGCCGCGATCGGCAACAGGATCAGGTTGGCCGATCCGACGCCGTAGACCGTGGCCACGAACGCCACGGCGATGCCGGCGCCGAGCTTGCTCGGATCGCTGAGGTTCTCCATCACGTGGATGAGCCCGAGCACCGCGCCGAGGATGCCGACCGTCGGAGCGTATCCGCCGGCCGCCTCGTACACACGCGCCGGACCTTCCTCGAACTCCTCGCGCCCGTCGTTCTCGGCTTCGAGCATGGCGCGGAGCGTCGTGGGGTTGGTGCCATCCACCGCCAGGCGCAGTCCGCGGCGCATGAAGGGATCGGGGATCGAGTCCAGTTCGTCCTCGAGCGAGAGGATGCCGTCCTTGCGGGCCTTGATCGCCAGGCGACCGATCACGTCGAGCACCTGGGTGGCCGGCGGGAGGTCGTCGACGAACACGTCGCGAAGGCTGCGCCAGGCCTGCTTCACGTCACGCAGCGGATGGCTGAGCAGGACGGCGCCGAGCGTGCCGCCGAAGACGATGAGCGCGGCCGCGCCCTGCAGCAGCGAGGCGAGCTTCCCGCCCTCGGCCACGTGTCCGCCGACGATCATCGCCACGCCGAGTGGCAGCCCGATCAGCGACAGCGAATCCCAGGCGCGAGCGGGGGTCCTGGTGGCCACGCGCTACTCCACGGCGCGGAGCGCCGTGACCTCCCCACGACGCTCCCGCACCGGCGGCGCCAGCAACCCGCGCTTGTACTCCTGGACCCGCGCGACGATGTCGTCGGGCGCATCACGGACGAGCAGCTTCTCGCCGTTGGCGAGCGCGATGACGGTGTCGGGGTTGAACTCGATCCACGTGATCTGGTCGATGTTCACCAGCAACGCCGTGCCATCGAGGCGAGTGACGCGGATCATGCGACCTCCGGGGCGGGCAGGCGGCGCGCCGCCGCGATGACCCGCGACAGCGGCGCCGCACGCGGGTCGAGGCCGTCGGCCCACAGGGCATCGGCGAGGCAGCGGGCGAATGCGAGGTCGGCGGGCGTGTCCACGGTGAGATGGAGGTCGGGCGCCCGGAGCGCGGGCGGCGCGGACGGGACCGTGCGCACGACGCCCTCGGCCCGGCGGACCCACGGCGTCACGTGCTCGCGATCGTAGGGCGTCGAGGCCTCGCGCTGCGCCTGCAGCAGGATGTCGCGACGCACGCCTTCCACGGCCGTCCCCACAGGCAGGCCCTCCTCGACGCCGTAATCGGCACCGTCGGCGAGCGCCTTGAGGATGCGCGCGGGCGCCTCGGAGTCCACGAACGGGTTGTCGGCGGTGGCCCTGAGGACGATCTCGGCGTCGGGATGGGCCTGCGCCACCAGCGCATAGCGCGCCAGCACGTCGTCTTCCGGCCCGGCGAAGGCCTGCGCGCCGAGCCGCTCGGCAGCCGCGACCACCTCCCGGTCCTCCGGACGCGTCGTGGTGGCGACGACCACGGGACCGACCGCGGCCGCACGCAGCCGGGTGACGCAGTACTCGAGCAGCGGCCAGCGACCGATCGGGGCCAGCACCTTGCCGGGCAGCCGGTGCGACCCGAGCCGCGCCTGCAGGACGACCAGCGCCGTCACGCGTTCCCTCCGGCCAGGCTGCGCATCCTCGGCGCGAGCACTTCGGCGTCGGCGTCGGTGAGGAAGAGCGAGGCCTCGTGGCTGCTCATCCGCAGGCCGTCGGTGAACTCGCCGATGCACGGGCGAAGTGCCTCACGGCGCCCCGCCCGGATCGTCCACTCCGCGAAGTCGGCGCCCGCCGCGAGGGTCAACTGGATGCCGCCGCTGAACCGCGGGTTGATCTCGAAGATGATCGGCGTGCCGTCGACGACCCGGCACTGCACGTTGACGGCGCCGCGGAACTCGAGCACCTCGGCACACCGGACCGCCAGGTCCATCAGGACGGGACTCTTCACGGTGCGGCCGCGATCGCTCACGCCCGACCTGATCACCAGGCGCTGGCGAGGCACGACCGAGATCGGCCGGCCCTGAAGGTCGCAGAACATGTCGATCGTGTACTCCGGACCGTCGAGGTACTGCTGCACGACGGGGTCCTCGACGTACTCGAGGAAGAAGTCGAGGTGTGCCGGCGTCAGGGCCGGGAACGCGCCGACGCTGCCACGACCGCGCCGCGGCTTGACGAACAAGGGTGGCGGCAGGCCGCGCGCCCGCACCTCGTCGGGCGTCCACGTGTCGGCCACGGGGATGCCATGCGACTGCAGGTGCCTGGCCGTGCGCAGCTTGTCTCGGCAGATGTGCGCCGTCGCGGCACTCGGTGCCATGACCACGACGCCGGCGCGCGCGAAGCGGTCAGCGGCCTGCGCGATGATCCCGAGTTCGTCGTCGATGGTCGGCACGAGCACGCCCACGTCGTGGGCGACGCACACGTCCAGCAGCGCGTCCACGTAGTCGGGCGCGTCGCTGCGCGGGACCGCGGCGGCCAGGTCGGCGACGTGCACGGCCGGCGAGAACGGGTCGATGTCGGTGGCGATGACGCGCCCGCGCGGCGTCAGCCGCCCCTGCGCCTGCTGCAGCGCGCGGACGAGCGCGACGCGACGCGACGCCGCCGTCACCAGCACGTCAGGCCGGATCACGGTGGCCTCCTCCGTCGGAGTGCGGGCCGAGATCCGCGGGCTCGAACGCGGCACCCGCGGCAATGGCGCGCGGGGCACGCGCGCCGATGAGGGCGCGGGCGTACTCGGCGCCGAGCGCGCCCTGCGGTCGCAGGGCCGCGACGTCGGCCGCCTCGATGCGCGCCCCGGCCGCGATCGCCCGGCGCGCATACAGCCCACGCCGGCTGGGGACGATGTTGGCGACCTCGGCCGGCATCGGGGCGCGGCGCCCCTCGCCCGTCGCGGCGTGCGCCCGCGCGAGACGGTCGACGATGTCCCGCAGCTGTTCGGGCGAGGACGACACGGGTGCGTCGATCGCATCGGTGCCCGGCAGGTGGACGTGACGCTCGTACAACGTCGCCCCCTGCGCGTAGGCCAGCAACGCCGCGTCGCCGCCCATCCCGTGGTCGCTCAGGCCGGTGGGCAGCTTGTACTCGCCCGCCAGCGTGCCCACCGCACGCAGGTTCTGCTGCGCATCAGGCGTCGGGTACGCCGACACGCAGTGCAACAGCGCGAGCGACCGGGCTCCGGACCCGACCGCCCAGTCGATGGCGTTCCAGACGTCGCCCTCGTTGCTCATGCCGGTCGACAGCACCACCGGACGTCCGGTCCTGGCCACCTGCTCGATGAGCATCACGTGGGTCAGATCCCCGCTGGCCACCTTGAACGCGTCGATGCCGAGACCATCGAGCATCTCGACCGACCGGCTGTCGAAGGCGGTGGCGATGACAGCCAGCTGCCGATCGCGGGCGTGCTGGACCAGGTCCGCATAGGCCTCGTCGGCCAGTTCGAAGCGGCCGAAGAAGGCACGCAGCGAGGCCGCCTGGACGTGCACCGGCGCTGGCGCGTCGGCCACCAGCAGCTCGTCGGCATCGAAGACCTGCAGCTTGACCGCCCAGGCGCCGGCATCGGCACAGGCGTCCACCAGGCGATGCGCCAGCGACGGGTCGCCATTGTGATTGAGGCCGATTTCGGCGATGACGCGCATCGGTGCGCCCGGCGCGATCGACTGCCCGGCAATCTCAGCAGGCACGGACATGGCGATCCTCCAGCAAGCGTGCCACCAGGGGCGGCACGTCGGCGAGCGTGCGCGCGACGGCATCGGCCGGCGTCGTCGCGATCGCGGTGGCCCGATCCGGCAGCCAGATCGTACGCAGGCCGAGGGCCGCGGCGCCGGCGATGTCCTTCTGCGGATGGTCGCCCACGAAGACGGCGCGGCCCGCGTCGACGCCGAGGGCGCGGAGAGCCGCGACGAAGCATCCACGGGCGGGCTTGC from Luteitalea sp. TBR-22 includes:
- a CDS encoding cytidylyltransferase domain-containing protein, with the protein product MTALVVLQARLGSHRLPGKVLAPIGRWPLLEYCVTRLRAAAVGPVVVATTTRPEDREVVAAAERLGAQAFAGPEDDVLARYALVAQAHPDAEIVLRATADNPFVDSEAPARILKALADGADYGVEEGLPVGTAVEGVRRDILLQAQREASTPYDREHVTPWVRRAEGVVRTVPSAPPALRAPDLHLTVDTPADLAFARCLADALWADGLDPRAAPLSRVIAAARRLPAPEVA
- a CDS encoding ATP-grasp domain-containing protein, which codes for MIRPDVLVTAASRRVALVRALQQAQGRLTPRGRVIATDIDPFSPAVHVADLAAAVPRSDAPDYVDALLDVCVAHDVGVLVPTIDDELGIIAQAADRFARAGVVVMAPSAATAHICRDKLRTARHLQSHGIPVADTWTPDEVRARGLPPPLFVKPRRGRGSVGAFPALTPAHLDFFLEYVEDPVVQQYLDGPEYTIDMFCDLQGRPISVVPRQRLVIRSGVSDRGRTVKSPVLMDLAVRCAEVLEFRGAVNVQCRVVDGTPIIFEINPRFSGGIQLTLAAGADFAEWTIRAGRREALRPCIGEFTDGLRMSSHEASLFLTDADAEVLAPRMRSLAGGNA
- a CDS encoding NAD+ synthase; translated protein: MRIALLQLDPTVGALDANAARIEAAVRAIGSRADLCVTPEMALTGYPPRDLLLMPGFVARCREVADRLAASLATAPGVLLGMPVPSGVEAGRPLLNAAVHLRAGTVGESFAKTLLPTYDVFDEDRYFEPGRAVGALAVGERRVAVSICEDVWNDPDVWTTRRYGGDPVAALRDLATPVMVNMSASPYAQGKLAQRERLLAHLARKYGVWALYANQVGANDDLVFDGRSLAFAPDGTCVARGAAFAEDTVIVDTSSPVRAVVPDETPVEAEVFAALVLGVRDYARKCGFRDALLGLSGGIDSALTAVIAVEALGREHVTGVLMPSPYSSQGSVADAETLAATLGIRTQTLPIAPVMTAYDGVLAGPFAGLAPDVTEENLQARIRGALLMALSNKTGALLLTTGNKSELATGYCTLYGDMNGALAVIADVYKTLVYRVARWVNRGGVVIPEATITKAPSAELRPNQTDQDSLPPYDVLDAILEGHVERCLDGAALVEEGFDGEVVRQVLRLVRISEFKRKQAAPVLKVTSRAFGTGWRMPIARA
- a CDS encoding flagellar FlbD family protein, whose protein sequence is MIRVTRLDGTALLVNIDQITWIEFNPDTVIALANGEKLLVRDAPDDIVARVQEYKRGLLAPPVRERRGEVTALRAVE
- a CDS encoding N-acetylneuraminate synthase family protein, producing MSVPAEIAGQSIAPGAPMRVIAEIGLNHNGDPSLAHRLVDACADAGAWAVKLQVFDADELLVADAPAPVHVQAASLRAFFGRFELADEAYADLVQHARDRQLAVIATAFDSRSVEMLDGLGIDAFKVASGDLTHVMLIEQVARTGRPVVLSTGMSNEGDVWNAIDWAVGSGARSLALLHCVSAYPTPDAQQNLRAVGTLAGEYKLPTGLSDHGMGGDAALLAYAQGATLYERHVHLPGTDAIDAPVSSSPEQLRDIVDRLARAHAATGEGRRAPMPAEVANIVPSRRGLYARRAIAAGARIEAADVAALRPQGALGAEYARALIGARAPRAIAAGAAFEPADLGPHSDGGGHRDPA
- a CDS encoding flagellar motor protein MotB, with translation MTADRRGRRKRVAHAPSHERWLVSYADFITLLFAFFTTMYAISTVDARKLSSMVESMNEAFDSRGLAVPSPDTAPARKADGKTRAVPSPEERERRLAQIIRERLAGTAVDVEIDRRGIVVSLREAGSFPTGSADLAPEAREILAGLAATIGSDPDTKLRVEGHTDDVPIQGGRFRSNWELSTARATSVVTFLVEQVGVLPARLSAAGYGEFHPRVPNDTPADRARNRRVDIVILNEGTARAEEPGRAGSPNGAAASSAPSNLPSGRVFAGE
- a CDS encoding flagellar motor protein, which codes for MIVGGHVAEGGKLASLLQGAAALIVFGGTLGAVLLSHPLRDVKQAWRSLRDVFVDDLPPATQVLDVIGRLAIKARKDGILSLEDELDSIPDPFMRRGLRLAVDGTNPTTLRAMLEAENDGREEFEEGPARVYEAAGGYAPTVGILGAVLGLIHVMENLSDPSKLGAGIAVAFVATVYGVGSANLILLPIAAKLRGRAQRRARRREVILEGVLAIQEGQNPRMIDQKLRGLLAADEAAAPAGARRRAA